In the Candidatus Cloacimonas acidaminovorans str. Evry genome, one interval contains:
- a CDS encoding 6-phosphofructokinase, giving the protein MKLEGKVVIAQGGGPTAVINQSLVGVTLEARKFPQVTRVYGALYGVQGIVNEEFVDLTQETTHNLEQVANTPSSALLSTRDKPDEKYCMEIFKVLKAHDVRYFFYIGGNDSADTVRIVNEQATKADYEFRAIHIPKTIDNDLVLNDHTPGFGSAARFVASAFTGVNLDNRALPGVYIGVVMGRNAGFLTASSVMAQKYPDDGPHLVYLPEHPFHRENFLDDVKRIYDLYGRCVVAVSEGIVDENGVPIVTKLSGNQEKDAHGNVQLSGTGVLGDLLSELVRTKLKIKRVRSDTFGYLQRSFIGCVSDVDQREAREVGERAAHYAIWYNLDGSISIQRTGFYSVNYQLENLSDIAGKTRTMPDEYINAEGNGITDEFKYYVRPLLGSGFPVAHRLRAPKVAKILTEK; this is encoded by the coding sequence ATGAAACTGGAAGGAAAAGTTGTTATAGCACAAGGCGGAGGTCCTACTGCTGTAATCAATCAGTCCTTAGTAGGAGTAACCCTGGAAGCAAGAAAATTTCCCCAAGTTACACGTGTTTATGGAGCCCTATATGGAGTTCAGGGAATTGTGAATGAGGAATTTGTAGATTTAACCCAGGAGACAACTCACAATTTGGAACAGGTGGCTAATACACCATCTTCAGCTTTACTTTCTACGCGGGATAAACCGGACGAAAAGTATTGTATGGAAATTTTTAAAGTGCTTAAAGCACACGATGTCAGATATTTTTTCTATATTGGAGGCAACGATTCTGCCGATACAGTTCGCATTGTAAATGAACAGGCAACCAAAGCGGATTATGAATTTCGGGCTATTCATATTCCTAAAACCATTGATAACGATTTGGTTTTGAATGATCATACACCCGGTTTTGGCTCTGCAGCAAGATTTGTAGCTTCTGCCTTTACAGGAGTCAATTTAGATAATCGTGCTTTACCCGGGGTTTATATTGGAGTGGTTATGGGTCGGAATGCCGGTTTTTTAACTGCCTCTTCAGTTATGGCACAAAAATATCCTGATGACGGACCTCATCTTGTATATTTACCTGAACATCCTTTTCACCGGGAAAATTTCTTAGATGATGTAAAACGCATTTATGATCTTTACGGTAGATGTGTAGTAGCCGTTTCCGAAGGTATTGTTGATGAAAATGGAGTGCCCATTGTTACAAAACTTTCAGGAAATCAGGAAAAAGATGCTCATGGCAATGTTCAGCTTTCCGGAACCGGAGTTTTGGGTGATTTACTTAGTGAACTTGTTCGCACTAAACTGAAAATTAAAAGAGTGCGTAGTGATACTTTTGGTTATTTACAGCGTTCTTTTATCGGCTGTGTAAGTGATGTTGATCAAAGGGAAGCACGCGAAGTTGGAGAAAGAGCAGCTCATTATGCTATCTGGTATAATTTGGATGGCTCAATTTCTATTCAAAGAACGGGATTTTATTCCGTAAATTACCAGCTGGAAAATTTAAGCGATATTGCCGGAAAAACAAGAACTATGCCCGATGAATATATTAATGCTGAA